Proteins encoded in a region of the Triplophysa rosa linkage group LG6, Trosa_1v2, whole genome shotgun sequence genome:
- the si:dkey-192g7.3 gene encoding uncharacterized protein si:dkey-192g7.3 translates to METMTVIVLLISWGLAVGEPTGVQYTEKAFVGDSVLLPCACSGMTTSLVWQIGVRVVSFYPQNENDKSPINESYLNRTQLFLHMEKSNCSLLLHKVSLVDSGVYTCYVLTNVTKGITSLKPLQVNLTVYEHENGTKGIQEGGENKDSSSVHIGIPILAVVIILAAGLLLTLRALRRRKQRQNIVYVPATVQGNEV, encoded by the exons ATGGAGACCATGACAGTGATAGTTCTGCTCATCTCAT GGGGTCTTGCAGTGGGAGAACCTACAGGTGTGCAATATACTGAAAAAGCCTTCGTTGGAGACAGTGTGCTTTTACCTTGTGCCTGTTCTGGCATGACTACGTCACTAGTATGGCAGATTGGCGTAAGAGTAGTGAGCTTTTATCCCCAAAACGAGAATGACAAGAGTCCCATAAATGAATCCTACTTAAACAGGACACAGTTATTTCTGCATATGGAGAAGAGCAACTGCTCCCTGCTGCTCCATAAAGTGTCTTTGGTGGATTCAGGCGTGTACACCTGTTATGTTTTAACCAATGTAACCAAGGGAATCACCTCACTGAAGCCTTTACAAGTTAATCTTACAG tgtatgaacatgaaaacgGTACTAAAGGCATACAAGAAGGAGGTGAAAACAAAGATTCATCATCTGTTCATATTGGTATTCCCATACTGGCAGTGGTGATAATACTGGCTGCTGGCCTGCTTCTAACTCTCAGAGCGCTTAGAAGACGAAAACAAAgacag AACATCGTCTATGTGCCAGCCACAGTTCAGGGAAATGAAGTGTGA
- the appb gene encoding amyloid beta (A4) precursor protein b isoform X1 has product MDRTVFLLLMLTTLALAIEVPSDDSVGLLAEPQVAMFCGKFNMHINVQSGKWEPDPTGTKSCIGTKEGILHYCQEVYPDLQITNVVEANLPVSIQNWCKMGRRQCRSHTRIVVPYRCLVGEFVSDALLVPDKCKFLHQERMDMCESHLHWHTVAKESCGDRSMNLHDYGMLLPCGIDRFRGVEFVCCPMEEQKETDSEEQEEANSDVWWGGAGAENTDSSVLREQATTKPEPAMTEDDEDMNNEEQETWDNDEDGDGEDDEDEDDDNNEDTTEEQDTSEQTANVAMTTTTTTTTESIEEVVRAVCWAPARTGPCLAKLPRWYFVAETGQCTPFTFGGCGGNRNNFESEEYCMAVCSSSVLPTMAPSPADAVDRYLEAPGDMNEHTRFQKAKESLEAKHRDKMSEVMREWEEAERQAKNLPRADKKTIIQRFQERVETLEKEAASERQQLVETHMARVEALLNDRRRQTLESYLSALQSDQPRPRQILSLLKKYIRAEQKDRQHTLKHFEHVREVDPKKASQIRPFVMTHLRVIEERMNQSLSYLYKVPQVASEIQDQVALLVQRDQAEVTQQLSSLQSKMRVSYGNDALMPDLPDSTTPLDNLPPEQDGLGFIHPESFNQANTDNHVEPVDARPIPDRGLPTRPEIPKVRLDIEERHNAGYDVRDKRLMFLSEDMGSNKGAIIGLMVGGVVIATVIVITLVMLRKKQYTSIHHGVIEVDAAVTPEERHLTKMQQNGYENPTYKFFEQMQN; this is encoded by the exons ATGGATCGTACGGTATTCCTGCTGTTAATGCTGACGACGTTGGCGCTCGCCATCGAG GTGCCGTCGGATGACTCAGTGGGCTTGTTGGCGGAGCCCCAGGTGGCCATGTTCTGTGGGAAATTCAACATGCACATCAACGTCCAGAGTGGCAAGTGGGAACCAGATCCGACTGGCACCAAGAGCTGCATTGGCACCAAAGAGGGCATCCTTCATTACTGCCAAGAG GTTTACCCAGACCTGCagattacaaatgtagtggaggcCAACCTGCCTGTTAGCATCCAGAACTGGTGTAAAATGGGTCGACGCCAATGCCGCAGTCACACGCGCATTGTGGTTCCCTACCGCTGCCTGG ttGGGGAGTTTGTAAGCGACGCCCTGCTCGTCCCAGATAAGTGCAAGTTCCTGCACCAGGAGCGCATGGACATGTGCGAGAGTCACCTGCATTGGCACACAGTGGCCaaagag TCCTGTGGCGATCGCTCCATGAATCTTCACGACTATGGTATGCTTCTGCCATGTGGCATCGACCGTTTCCGCGGCGTTGAGTTTGTTTGCTGTCCTATGGAGGAGCAGAAGGAGACGGACAGCGAGGAGCAGGAGGAGGCCAACTCGGATGTATGGTGGGGCGGCGCGGGGGCCGAGAACACTGACAGCAG TGTGCTGAGAGAGCAAGCCACAACCAAGCCTGAACCTGCCATGACCGAGGATGATGAGGATATGAATAATGAGGAACAGGAGACCTGGGACAACGATGAGGATGGTGACGGcgaagatgatgaagatgaggaCGATGACAATAACGAAGACACCACAGAAGAACAAGACACCAGTGAGCAGACCGCCAATGTTGCCATGACGACCACCACCACTACCACAACAGAGTCTATAGAGGAGGTTGTGCGAG CGGTGTGCTGGGCCCCCGCTCGGACGGGGCCGTGCCTTGCCAAGCTTCCCCGTTGGTATTTTGTGGCAGAGACAGGCCAATGCACCCCTTTCACCTTCGGGGGCTGCGGTGGAAACCGTAATAACTTTGAATCAGAGGAGTACTGCATGGCTGTCTGCAGCAGCAGCGTCT TGCCCACCATGGCCCCGAGCCCTGCTGATGCTGTTGATCGCTACCTGGAAGCTCCGGGAGATATGAATGAGCACACCCGCTTTCAGAAAGCAAAGGAGAGCCTGGAGGCTAAACACAGAGACAAGATGTCAGAG gTGATGAGAGAATGGGAGGAGGCAGAGAGGCAGGCCAAAAATCTTCCTCGTGCCGATAAGAAAACCATAATTCAG CGCTTCCAGGAGAGGGTGGAGACTTTGGAGAAGGAGGCGGCCAGTGAGAGACAGCAGCTGGTGGAGACTCATATGGCACGAGTGGAAGCTCTCCTGAATGACCGTCGCCGCCAGACCCTGGAAAGCTACCTTAGCGCTCTGCAATCTGACCAGCCACGG CCCCGCCAGATCCTCAGTCTGTTGAAGAAGTACATACGCGCCGAGCAAAAAGACAGACAGCACACCCTCAAACACTTCGAGCATGTGCGGGAGGTGGATCCCAAGAAGGCATCCCAGATTCGCCCCTTT GTGATGACCCACTTGCGTGTCATTGAAGAACGTATGAACCAATCCTTGAGCTATCTCTACAAGGTTCCACAAGTGGCTAGTGAAATTCAGGACCAAGTGG CACTGCTGGTGCAGCGTGACCAGGCAGAAGTCACCCAGCAGCTCTCCTCCCTCCAGAGTAAGATGAGGGTAAGCTATGGGAACGACGCCCTGATGCCGGACCTGCCTGATAGCACCACTCCCCTGGACAACCTGCCACCAGAGCAAGATGGCCTGGGCTTCATCCATCCCGAAAGCTTCAACCAGGCCAACACTGACAACCATG ttgAACCCGTAGATGCTCGTCCAATTCCAGATAGGGGTCTACCCACAAGACCTG AGATTCCAAAAGTTCGTCTGGACATTGAAGAAAGACACAATGCTGGTTATGACGTCCGTGATAAGAGATTG ATGTTCCTTTCGGAAGACATGGGCTCTAACAAGGGAGCTATCATTGGGCTGATGGTGGGCGGAGTTGTGATCGCTACTGTCATTGTCATCACCCTTGTTATGCTGAGGAAGAAGCAGTACACCTCCATTCACCATGGGGTCATTGAG gtGGATGCGGCAGTGACTCCCGAGGAACGTCACCTCACTAAGATGCAGCAGAATGGCTATGAGAACCCCACCTACAAGTTCTTTGAGCAGATGCAGAACTAA
- the appb gene encoding amyloid beta (A4) precursor protein b isoform X2: MDRTVFLLLMLTTLALAIEVPSDDSVGLLAEPQVAMFCGKFNMHINVQSGKWEPDPTGTKSCIGTKEGILHYCQEVYPDLQITNVVEANLPVSIQNWCKMGRRQCRSHTRIVVPYRCLVGEFVSDALLVPDKCKFLHQERMDMCESHLHWHTVAKESCGDRSMNLHDYGMLLPCGIDRFRGVEFVCCPMEEQKETDSEEQEEANSDVWWGGAGAENTDSSVLREQATTKPEPAMTEDDEDMNNEEQETWDNDEDGDGEDDEDEDDDNNEDTTEEQDTSEQTANVAMTTTTTTTTESIEEVVRVPTMAPSPADAVDRYLEAPGDMNEHTRFQKAKESLEAKHRDKMSEVMREWEEAERQAKNLPRADKKTIIQRFQERVETLEKEAASERQQLVETHMARVEALLNDRRRQTLESYLSALQSDQPRPRQILSLLKKYIRAEQKDRQHTLKHFEHVREVDPKKASQIRPFVMTHLRVIEERMNQSLSYLYKVPQVASEIQDQVALLVQRDQAEVTQQLSSLQSKMRVSYGNDALMPDLPDSTTPLDNLPPEQDGLGFIHPESFNQANTDNHVEPVDARPIPDRGLPTRPEIPKVRLDIEERHNAGYDVRDKRLMFLSEDMGSNKGAIIGLMVGGVVIATVIVITLVMLRKKQYTSIHHGVIEVDAAVTPEERHLTKMQQNGYENPTYKFFEQMQN, from the exons ATGGATCGTACGGTATTCCTGCTGTTAATGCTGACGACGTTGGCGCTCGCCATCGAG GTGCCGTCGGATGACTCAGTGGGCTTGTTGGCGGAGCCCCAGGTGGCCATGTTCTGTGGGAAATTCAACATGCACATCAACGTCCAGAGTGGCAAGTGGGAACCAGATCCGACTGGCACCAAGAGCTGCATTGGCACCAAAGAGGGCATCCTTCATTACTGCCAAGAG GTTTACCCAGACCTGCagattacaaatgtagtggaggcCAACCTGCCTGTTAGCATCCAGAACTGGTGTAAAATGGGTCGACGCCAATGCCGCAGTCACACGCGCATTGTGGTTCCCTACCGCTGCCTGG ttGGGGAGTTTGTAAGCGACGCCCTGCTCGTCCCAGATAAGTGCAAGTTCCTGCACCAGGAGCGCATGGACATGTGCGAGAGTCACCTGCATTGGCACACAGTGGCCaaagag TCCTGTGGCGATCGCTCCATGAATCTTCACGACTATGGTATGCTTCTGCCATGTGGCATCGACCGTTTCCGCGGCGTTGAGTTTGTTTGCTGTCCTATGGAGGAGCAGAAGGAGACGGACAGCGAGGAGCAGGAGGAGGCCAACTCGGATGTATGGTGGGGCGGCGCGGGGGCCGAGAACACTGACAGCAG TGTGCTGAGAGAGCAAGCCACAACCAAGCCTGAACCTGCCATGACCGAGGATGATGAGGATATGAATAATGAGGAACAGGAGACCTGGGACAACGATGAGGATGGTGACGGcgaagatgatgaagatgaggaCGATGACAATAACGAAGACACCACAGAAGAACAAGACACCAGTGAGCAGACCGCCAATGTTGCCATGACGACCACCACCACTACCACAACAGAGTCTATAGAGGAGGTTGTGCGAG TGCCCACCATGGCCCCGAGCCCTGCTGATGCTGTTGATCGCTACCTGGAAGCTCCGGGAGATATGAATGAGCACACCCGCTTTCAGAAAGCAAAGGAGAGCCTGGAGGCTAAACACAGAGACAAGATGTCAGAG gTGATGAGAGAATGGGAGGAGGCAGAGAGGCAGGCCAAAAATCTTCCTCGTGCCGATAAGAAAACCATAATTCAG CGCTTCCAGGAGAGGGTGGAGACTTTGGAGAAGGAGGCGGCCAGTGAGAGACAGCAGCTGGTGGAGACTCATATGGCACGAGTGGAAGCTCTCCTGAATGACCGTCGCCGCCAGACCCTGGAAAGCTACCTTAGCGCTCTGCAATCTGACCAGCCACGG CCCCGCCAGATCCTCAGTCTGTTGAAGAAGTACATACGCGCCGAGCAAAAAGACAGACAGCACACCCTCAAACACTTCGAGCATGTGCGGGAGGTGGATCCCAAGAAGGCATCCCAGATTCGCCCCTTT GTGATGACCCACTTGCGTGTCATTGAAGAACGTATGAACCAATCCTTGAGCTATCTCTACAAGGTTCCACAAGTGGCTAGTGAAATTCAGGACCAAGTGG CACTGCTGGTGCAGCGTGACCAGGCAGAAGTCACCCAGCAGCTCTCCTCCCTCCAGAGTAAGATGAGGGTAAGCTATGGGAACGACGCCCTGATGCCGGACCTGCCTGATAGCACCACTCCCCTGGACAACCTGCCACCAGAGCAAGATGGCCTGGGCTTCATCCATCCCGAAAGCTTCAACCAGGCCAACACTGACAACCATG ttgAACCCGTAGATGCTCGTCCAATTCCAGATAGGGGTCTACCCACAAGACCTG AGATTCCAAAAGTTCGTCTGGACATTGAAGAAAGACACAATGCTGGTTATGACGTCCGTGATAAGAGATTG ATGTTCCTTTCGGAAGACATGGGCTCTAACAAGGGAGCTATCATTGGGCTGATGGTGGGCGGAGTTGTGATCGCTACTGTCATTGTCATCACCCTTGTTATGCTGAGGAAGAAGCAGTACACCTCCATTCACCATGGGGTCATTGAG gtGGATGCGGCAGTGACTCCCGAGGAACGTCACCTCACTAAGATGCAGCAGAATGGCTATGAGAACCCCACCTACAAGTTCTTTGAGCAGATGCAGAACTAA